From one Triticum urartu cultivar G1812 chromosome 3, Tu2.1, whole genome shotgun sequence genomic stretch:
- the LOC125548945 gene encoding tryptophan decarboxylase 2-like translates to MVLRLYGVENLQSYIRKHMQLAKQFEQLVLSDSRFEVVTPRNFSLVCFRLLPPTSEDDNGRNLNYSLMDTCNSSGKIFISHTVLSGKFVLRFAVGAPLTEEKHVDAAWKLLQDEASKILGSL, encoded by the exons ATGGTATTGAGGCTTTATGGCGTGGAAAACCTGCAGAGCTATATCAGAAAGCACATGCAGTTGGCTAAACAGTTTGAACAACTTGTATTATCTGATTCAAGATTTGAG GTAGTAACTCCAAGGAACTTTTCCCTTGTGTGTTTCCGCCTTCTGCCCCCAACTTCGGAGGATGACAATGGCCGTAACCTTAACTACAGCCTAATGGATACCTGTAACTCAAGTGGAAAGATCTTCATATCACATACG GTTCTTTCCGGAAAATTTGTCTTGAGATTTGCCGTTGGAGCACCACTGACCGAGGAGAAACATGTGGATGCTGCTTGGAAGCTTTTGCAAGATGAGGCCAGCAAGATCTTAGGAAGTTTGTAG